A genomic window from Cryobacterium sp. SO2 includes:
- a CDS encoding MFS transporter: MSAPTSIRTPVSLRRSRVAVSASYAAQGFGYAVVVTSLPNLKTRHGIDDTVVSLIVLLVCIAAAGGSLLADRLALRWGSRVALVVGLLLEAVALPLIASPVGLPAFIAAFAIYGAGLGIVDAAGAMQGVLVQQRVGVSVMAGFFAWYTGAAILGALLMSAVAGTAANASIALVVGAIVALAIAIVGVRGFDPRLTKLPPAPDAAPHGKLPHRGIALFGTVVLAAFVVDSAVSTWSTVYLHDVLLTGAAIAPLGYAAYQAAILVTRVGADMLVRRFGRVILAVVTTVLAILGCLVVASVPSTWAAVAGFALAGFGVGALVPLAFSAAGELHEARSDEVIARVNLFNYAGAVLGAVLVGLLADSTGLAHAFLLPMALLIPVLFLARRFGPRPARALAPTPTP; this comes from the coding sequence ATGAGCGCACCGACGAGCATCCGCACACCCGTCAGTCTCCGGCGATCCCGGGTGGCCGTGAGCGCCAGCTACGCCGCGCAGGGCTTCGGCTACGCCGTGGTCGTCACCTCGCTGCCCAACCTCAAGACCCGGCACGGCATCGACGACACCGTGGTGTCGCTGATCGTGCTGCTGGTCTGCATCGCGGCGGCCGGCGGCTCGCTGCTGGCCGACCGGCTCGCCCTGCGCTGGGGAAGCCGCGTGGCCCTGGTGGTGGGCCTGCTGCTCGAGGCCGTCGCCCTGCCGCTGATCGCCTCGCCGGTGGGACTGCCCGCCTTCATCGCCGCGTTCGCGATCTACGGCGCCGGCCTGGGCATCGTCGACGCCGCGGGGGCGATGCAGGGCGTGCTCGTGCAGCAACGCGTGGGCGTCTCGGTGATGGCCGGCTTCTTCGCCTGGTACACCGGCGCCGCCATCCTGGGCGCCCTGCTGATGTCGGCCGTGGCCGGCACCGCGGCCAACGCCAGCATCGCCCTGGTCGTGGGCGCGATCGTGGCCCTCGCCATCGCCATCGTGGGGGTACGCGGCTTCGACCCACGGCTCACCAAGCTGCCGCCCGCACCGGATGCGGCGCCGCACGGCAAGCTGCCGCACCGGGGCATCGCCCTGTTCGGCACCGTGGTGCTGGCCGCGTTCGTGGTGGACTCCGCGGTGAGCACCTGGAGCACCGTGTACCTGCACGACGTGCTGCTCACCGGCGCCGCGATCGCCCCGCTCGGCTACGCCGCCTACCAGGCCGCGATCCTGGTGACCCGGGTCGGCGCCGACATGCTGGTGCGCCGGTTCGGCCGTGTGATCCTGGCCGTGGTCACCACGGTGCTGGCGATCCTCGGCTGCCTGGTCGTGGCATCCGTGCCCTCCACCTGGGCGGCCGTGGCCGGCTTCGCCCTGGCCGGCTTCGGCGTGGGTGCCCTGGTGCCGCTGGCGTTCAGCGCAGCCGGTGAGCTGCACGAGGCCCGCAGCGACGAGGTGATCGCCAGGGTCAACCTGTTCAACTACGCCGGGGCCGTGCTCGGCGCCGTGCTGGTGGGCCTGCTCGCCGACAGCACCGGACTCGCCCACGCGTTCCTCCTGCCGATGGCGCTGCTCATCCCCGTGCTGTTCCTGGCCCGCCGCTTCGGCCCGCGCCCCGCGCGCGCACTGGCGCCGACCCCCACCCCCTGA
- a CDS encoding aminotransferase class III-fold pyridoxal phosphate-dependent enzyme yields the protein MSLVPARTAPTTPYTFEKSRAAFARALNVIPSGIYGHQGPTEGCYIPQTSFPLFSSRAEGTRFWDLDDNEYIDYMCGYGPNVLGYGDPDVDAAAAKQARLEDVVTIPSAIMVDFAELLVDTVASADWAFFAKNGGDATTLAVLTARAATRRKKIVFINGFYHGVAPWTQKLDYPGVLEEEVANNLYVDFNDLPALERLFSEHRGSIAGLIAQPYMHGNFTDNTLPEAGYWQAVRALCDAHGVVLIVDDVRAGFRLDLAGSDHYFGFKADLICFCKALANGYNVSALCGRESLKDTVSSLHYTGSYWMSAIPFAAGIATLTKLKQLDAPAQFQRLGTELTTGLVQAGAEHGFSLIASGAPALFYLRIADDDSLMLHQEWVAECVRRGVFFTSHHNHFLNAALTQNDITRTLEIAHEAFGIVRSHHPELELTA from the coding sequence ATGAGCCTCGTTCCCGCGCGCACCGCGCCCACCACCCCGTACACCTTCGAGAAGAGCCGCGCCGCATTCGCCCGCGCGCTGAACGTCATCCCCTCCGGCATCTACGGCCACCAGGGCCCCACCGAGGGCTGCTACATCCCGCAGACCTCGTTCCCGCTGTTCTCCTCCCGGGCAGAAGGCACCCGATTCTGGGACCTCGACGACAACGAGTACATCGACTACATGTGCGGCTACGGCCCCAATGTGCTCGGCTACGGCGACCCGGATGTCGACGCCGCCGCCGCCAAGCAGGCCAGGCTCGAAGACGTGGTCACGATCCCCTCCGCCATCATGGTCGACTTCGCCGAGCTGCTCGTGGACACCGTGGCCAGCGCCGACTGGGCCTTCTTCGCCAAGAACGGCGGCGACGCCACCACCCTCGCTGTGCTCACCGCCCGCGCCGCCACCCGGCGCAAGAAGATTGTCTTCATCAACGGTTTCTATCACGGCGTTGCACCGTGGACCCAGAAGCTCGACTACCCCGGCGTGCTCGAGGAGGAGGTGGCGAACAACCTCTACGTGGACTTCAACGACCTGCCCGCCCTGGAGCGCCTGTTCAGTGAGCACCGTGGCAGCATCGCCGGCCTCATCGCCCAGCCGTACATGCACGGCAACTTCACCGACAACACCCTCCCGGAGGCGGGCTACTGGCAAGCCGTGCGGGCGCTCTGCGACGCGCACGGGGTGGTGCTCATCGTCGACGACGTGCGCGCCGGGTTCCGCCTCGACCTGGCCGGGTCCGACCACTACTTCGGGTTCAAGGCCGACCTCATCTGCTTCTGCAAGGCCCTCGCCAACGGCTACAACGTCTCGGCGCTCTGTGGCCGCGAATCGCTGAAGGACACCGTGAGCAGCCTGCACTACACCGGCAGCTACTGGATGAGCGCCATACCGTTCGCGGCCGGCATCGCCACCCTCACCAAGCTCAAGCAGCTGGATGCGCCGGCGCAGTTCCAGCGCCTCGGCACCGAGCTCACGACGGGACTCGTGCAGGCAGGTGCCGAGCACGGCTTCAGCCTGATAGCCTCCGGGGCACCCGCCCTGTTCTACCTCCGCATCGCCGACGACGACTCGCTCATGCTGCACCAGGAGTGGGTGGCCGAATGCGTGCGGCGCGGGGTGTTCTTCACCTCGCACCACAACCACTTCCTCAACGCCGCCCTCACCCAAAACGACATCACCCGCACGCTCGAGATCGCCCACGAGGCCTTCGGCATCGTGCGTTCCCACCACCCCGAACTGGAGCTGACCGCATGA
- a CDS encoding TetR family transcriptional regulator, with translation MARLPLADRRAALISAAVRVIARSGLAAATTRAIVAEAGMPLGSFHYVFDSRDDLITAVIETVTHAELEAALSALPAAGQPGTDLSGILRHGLDRYLDLLVADPQREQALLELSLYAMRQNTPSPETTGQYRAYYAAAERSLTLAADACGAQWSVPLPRAARLLVTLTDGITSTWLADRDTAAARDTIVFAADALARLAGQADMTIPTDTTPSLKEQPRAD, from the coding sequence ATGGCCCGCCTCCCCCTCGCCGACCGCCGGGCGGCCCTGATCAGCGCCGCCGTACGAGTGATCGCCCGCTCCGGCCTGGCCGCGGCCACCACCCGCGCCATCGTCGCCGAGGCCGGTATGCCGCTCGGCAGCTTCCACTACGTCTTCGACTCCCGTGACGACCTGATCACGGCGGTCATCGAGACCGTCACCCACGCGGAGCTCGAGGCCGCACTGTCGGCCCTTCCGGCCGCCGGGCAGCCAGGTACCGACCTCTCCGGCATCCTGCGGCACGGCCTCGACCGCTACCTCGACCTGCTTGTGGCCGACCCGCAGCGCGAGCAGGCCCTGCTGGAGCTGAGCCTGTACGCGATGCGGCAGAACACGCCCTCCCCCGAGACCACCGGCCAGTACCGCGCCTACTACGCGGCGGCCGAGCGCAGCCTCACCCTGGCGGCCGACGCGTGCGGCGCCCAGTGGTCGGTGCCGCTGCCCCGGGCCGCGCGGCTTCTCGTGACCCTCACCGACGGCATCACCAGCACCTGGCTCGCCGACCGCGACACCGCGGCGGCCCGCGACACCATTGTCTTCGCAGCGGATGCCCTCGCCCGGCTGGCCGGCCAGGCCGACATGACCATACCCACCGACACCACCCCGTCCCTCAAGGAGCAGCCCCGTGCTGATTGA
- a CDS encoding SDR family oxidoreductase has translation MTPAVPRRVVLITGASSGFGSTFARRFAKQGADLVLVARRRDRLETLARDLAAAFGTTTTVMATDLSQPGAAQALVDDLGERGITVDALVNSAGFGTAGPFAEEDLGRITDEIQVNVMALTQLSLLLLPQLTASPAGLLLNVSSTAAYQPLPNIAVYAATKAFVTALTEAIWQESRGTSLQVLALAPGPTQTEFFAAAGSERFKVGQMLTVDQVVDAAFVALGRRSSPPSLVVGSRNRATAMFARLAPARLALLVSARLTA, from the coding sequence CACCGGAGCCAGCTCCGGCTTCGGCAGCACCTTCGCCCGGCGCTTCGCCAAGCAGGGCGCCGACCTCGTGCTCGTGGCCCGTCGCCGCGACCGCCTGGAGACCCTGGCCCGCGACCTGGCTGCCGCGTTCGGCACCACCACCACGGTGATGGCCACCGACCTCAGCCAGCCCGGCGCCGCGCAAGCCCTCGTCGACGACCTCGGCGAGCGCGGAATCACCGTCGACGCCCTCGTCAACAGCGCCGGCTTCGGCACGGCGGGCCCGTTCGCCGAGGAAGACCTGGGCCGCATCACCGACGAGATCCAGGTCAACGTGATGGCGCTCACCCAGCTCAGCCTGCTGCTCCTGCCCCAGCTGACCGCGTCGCCCGCCGGCCTGCTGCTCAACGTGTCGAGCACCGCCGCCTACCAACCACTGCCCAACATCGCGGTCTATGCCGCCACCAAGGCTTTCGTCACAGCGCTCACCGAGGCCATCTGGCAGGAGTCCCGCGGCACGTCGCTGCAGGTGCTGGCCCTCGCGCCCGGTCCGACCCAGACCGAGTTCTTCGCCGCGGCCGGCTCCGAACGGTTCAAGGTGGGGCAAATGCTCACCGTCGACCAGGTGGTGGATGCCGCCTTCGTCGCCCTCGGCCGCCGTTCCTCGCCACCCTCGCTCGTGGTCGGCAGCCGCAACCGGGCCACCGCGATGTTCGCCCGGCTGGCCCCGGCCCGGCTCGCCCTGCTCGTCTCCGCCCGGCTCACCGCATGA